The genomic DNA TCAATAAAAAAATCCCGGAGGCATCTATTTAATGTTGAAAATCAAAATTAAGCTAAAGGAAGTATTAAAAACAAAAGGAATCACTCAAAAAAACTTAGAAGCTATGACAGGAATACCCCAATCCAGAATATCTACTCTTTGTAGTGGTAATCGACAAGAAGTTAACCTACTCATGCTTGAAAAAATCGCCCATGCTTTGGAGATCACAGACTTATCCGAATTAATTCAGTTAGAAGAAGAGAACTAATGACTTCTTAATTCAAGTTAGGAGATAAATCTAAGATGGAACTGATCATAAAACTTAAAGACGTTATGAAAGAAAGAAACATCACTCAGTTACAATTGGCAAAAATGGCAAATGTCCGGCAAGCTGCAATATCGGAATTATGCAGAAATGCTCGGGAAGAAGTAAATTTAGCTATGCTAACAAGGATCGCCATCGCTTTAGATATTAAGGACATATCAGAATTAATACAATTTGATGAGACAGAGTAGAGAAATTCTACAGGGATAACTGGAAGGATTAGATAAAACTCCATGTTTTTTCGGACAGACGACCGAAGTTAAATGAATGAGGTTAAGGAAACATTACATCTTTGATAAAAACCCATAGCTGCCTTTAAATATATATCTACCGAAGGTTATACTAACGTCTCCATGTGTGATGTAACTGAAGAAGCAGGCGTGTTATCAAATCAATTAAATTACTACTTTAAGGATTATTGAAACTCAAATTACAACGAGCAAGCCTAAAATGGCATTGCTCGACATTGAAGCATGAGAATCTTTTTCGGGATACTGCTCAACACATTTCTTAATTGTAATCATAGTTCTGAACTTTGACAAATTCCTTCTAGATCTACTCCCGTCATACCCTCCGTTACTTGAGCAAAAATAGAAAACGAAACATACTCACTAAGTATCGTAATTTAGTAAAGACAGCGCAATAAGATAGCCAAAACGTGATTTAAGCAAGGATACCTCCATTCCTCATATCACACGCGTCGAGACGATGGAAAGGGATATACGTCTTCTACAGTTTATGTAGTCTTCAACCTCAAAAATATTTTCTTTCAGACTAACTCGTTGGGAACCAGTCTACCTCAGCCCTAATATGGTAGCCCGAAAATCAACAAGGTTCTCAATAAACAAGGAAACGGATATTTTAGAAAGCAGTAGCTCAAATCATGTAAGACTTAGGGCTAAAACCTGCCACCGTCAAGAAATATAAGGCTACAATGTGTTTAATTATAATCAATTTCGTCCGAACACTCCGTATGAGCCGAGGTATCATCTAATTCCCACCGAAGAAAGCTGGCTATACCGGGCCAGCGTAATGTACCTGTGCAGCCGTAAAATCGTAGGTTTTTTATGGATGGAAGAATGGCAAAGGAACTGGTCGTTCAAGCACTAGACTGGGATTAATCAGCAGGAACTATCCGGAGTAGTCCTCTCACCACTCAATCGGGAAAGTAATACATGATATCAAACTCGATTGAACCAATACAATATGAAGGGGGGCTTAAGTCGGAGGGTAACTGTTATGACAATGTATGTATTGAATCTTTCCATAGCATCCTGAAAAAAATGATTTACCTAGAAAAATTCAAGACACGGGGAGCGCATATTCGAGTACACTACATTTTCTATAATGCTAAGTACATTCACTCAACCATTGGGTATATCACACCGAATGAATGCAAACTTATGTACCAAAAAACAGCCTTATTTTCTCGATTCTAGGTGTCTACTTTATTAACAGAGGTACACTTCTAATCTCAATGTGCACAGTCGAATTTATTACCATTATGAAAGGAAACTTCAAAATGCGAAAACAATTTTTCGGATTGGATTTCGATATCCAGACATCAATCGAAAACAAAGAAAAAAAATTAATATTACTGCCTAACCCTGAAGCACAATTACAATATCAAAATTCACTTGCAACTTTAGATGAGCAAAGTTTACAACTATTGTGGAGTAAATCATTCTTCGGAATCAATCATACAACACAATTATTTCGAATCATGTATGATACTTTCAACTCAAAAGTTAATGATATAAAAACCAACGATGACATATTAACAGTACATGCTTTATTTTGTGATATGATCATACGTTTTGGCACTATAATAGAGGATTTTGCTGGATTTTGTTCTGCATGTAAAAGACATGTGACAGAAGGAACTAATATTGCTGAACATTTTTTAGCTTACAGTAATCCAAATCAGTTTTATACAGACATGCTCTCTAAGCAGGGTGCAGAATTCATCCGACAGATCTTCAGAATACCGCAATCGCAAGATGATCTGGATACTATTTTCACTAATTTATCTGCTGCTGAGAAAGAATTACTTTGGAAAGGTATCTCAGTAACAACAGAAATAATATCTGAACGTATGAAGATAACTGCTAAATCAATTGTAAGAGAACAACCAACAAACTTCACTCTTTTCGACTTATATAATAAATTAAAGCATGGATTCGCACCTTATTATTCGTATATATTCCCCATACCAATTACATTAACAACTACAGAAATAGAAACTACCAATGAAGAAATGGTTGAATCATATCTGATTAAATTTATGCTAATCATGCATAATAAACTCAAAGGGCAGATGAATAACATAGAATTACAAAAGCTAAGAGTTAATAAATTGGCCACATGTGCTACAACTCTAATTGAGGCTACCAAAGAAACCGCTGATGAAATCTTGCAAACTGTAATAGAGATCGATTATCTATACAAGTACTTAGTTAAAAGATATATCACTTACGCATCAGGTAGCAAAAGAATTCTACTTCTCGGAAGTAAAGATCATTTAACAATAGAAGAATCAAATGATATTGAAACAATCATCTCTAATGACAAACGATACACTTAAAAAGTGTGGATCTAATGACTTGTGAGAAAAACAACCCCCATACAATCAATTCAAAACCAGGAGTGTTTTAACAAAAGTTGAGTCTACTCCTCATTTTCCAACACGTCCATTTTTGTGTCGTAAAATTGGGTTATTATGCTAAAATAGTACTTTCATCGTTCCGTTTCCTTTGAGAACATTATTCCGTCTACCTTAATAAAACCAATCCCTTAAGGAGTGATTCATGAATGAGAGAGATACTTGTATTAGGTGGAACGCGCTTTTTTGGAAAAAGGCTGGTGGAACGTCTGGTGGAGGATTCCGAGAATAACGTTACGATCCTCACGAGAGGTCAAACAAGTGATTCGTTCGGTGACCGCGTTCAGCGGATTATTGCAGATCGTAACGATGCAGAAGCGCTGGCTGAGGCGGTAGGTGAGCAGGTTTGGGATGTTGTCTACGATAATATTTGCTTTTCTCCAGATGAAGCCAGAGAAGCCTGCCGTATTTTTGATGCTAAAGCCAAACGGTATATTCTGACCTCCAGCTTATCCGTCTACGATCCAAGTCCAGAAGTGCTGACCGAGAGTATCTTCGACCCTCAGGCTTACCCGGTCGCAAAGGCAGACAGGACGATTTTACATATCAGGAGGCTAAACGGCAGGCAGAAGCGGTTTTCATGCAACAAGCTACGTTCCCGGTTGCCGCTGTTCGTTTTCCGATTGTATTAGGAGCAGATGATTATACGAAAAGACTTCATTTTCATATAGAGCATGTTCGTGATGGATTAAAAATCGGCATACCGAATCCGGCAGCGCACATCTCGTTTATCCGTTCTGATGAAGCCGCAGATTTTCTGCTTTGGCTTGGTCACTCTCATTTGACAGGACCCGCCAATGCTTGCTCCGACGGTACTGTGAAGATTGGAGAACTCATTTCCACCATTGAGCAGGTAACTGGAAAACAAGCCGTGATTCAAGAAAAAACAGCGGACGAGCATATGTCTCCATTCGGTATTACACAATCCTGGTATATGGATACGACCAAAGCCCAATCAGAAGGATACTCGTTCCTTTCCCTGATCGAATGGCTTCCCGAGCTGATCACCAACCTGAACCGTTCCTATGAATCATAAAAGTAACTTGTAAATCACAAGTAGCTGCCATAGAAACAAGGCAAAAAAAAAGAGGACCCGAATCATCGGGTCCAGCAACATATATTATTCAAAAGGGGGTCATGTCTGTATTGTACCCGTCCTGTGTTAGAGTTAGTTTGCAGTTATATTTCATCTCTGTAACAAAATATTCCACTGCCATTTCTATGCATAATCCCCTTGGGTAATCGAGAACACCAATACACCCGGTACCTCTCCTGAATGATCATAGGCACTGATTATGCGCAGCATGCGCATCTTGTTTTTAATCAGCACACGCACGGAAGCCTGATTATCCTCTTGGCAACGACCTTCGATCCTCTTGAGCTTTAAAGCACCAAAACCAAATCTCAGCATTTCCTCCACGACCTCTGTAGCCAGCCCTTGTCCCCAGAAAGGACGGTCCAAAATATAGCCTAGCTGCGCCTCACCCGCTTTTTCATTCCATTGCTGGAAAGAAGCGATACCGAGCAGCGGCGAGTGGCTGAGTTCATTATGTTCATGGAGTTCGTTAAGTTGGCCGGGTTCGTTGTTTGCTGCTGTATTTCTCCCATGCCATTCCACCGCAAAATGCAGGGAATCCAGCGAATCCGCAGCCACTCTTATTTGCGCTACCAAACGACGCATCCGCGCATCGACTGGCTTGCGAATCCGGTTCACATACCGGATAACCAATGGATCGGACAGCATCCGTTCCAGCGCGGGGTAATCCCTTGCTTGTAGCTGGCGCAACCGGACACGATCGGTATAAAGCTCCGGTAGCCCTGACCCTGAACGAAGCATTTCTCTGGTGAGCACAATGATCCCTCCTGCGGATGGATTGGCTTTTTGCGGCGAATAGGTTGCACACTCAATCCAGGTCCTGAATTCCCCGGTAAATGCCTGTGCGCAGCTCACGAATGTAATACGGCAAAGAAGGTACGTCTGCTTCCTCAGCCTGTTTCACCGCCAGCTCTATATTATAAGGTACACGTACAAACTGGATGGAAAAAGGTGCAGGGCTCTCTTCTCCCATGCTCCCCTCCAAAATGCAGTAGGAAGCCTGAGTTACATCCAGCGGATTGCCAACACTGCCGACATTAAAAAGCGTTTTGCCCTGAAAATGCTGTATAAAGGCATTATGCACATCTCCATATCCCACGACATCCGGGGCAAAAGCGGCTTTTCCATTTTCCTCGGCCAACGGGTCGAACATAGCGATTCTTTTCTCCGGCTCATCCCATGGCTGCACGCGATGATATACACTTTGCGGCGAAGCATGCACCAGACGGATACGACGTCCGCTCATCCTGAAATCATGATGAAACGGCAACTCTGCCAAATACTGTAGCCGTTCTGTGCCCAGGCGCTCGGCTTGCCAGCTAAAATTGAGATCATCTGTAATGCTAACCAGCTCATCCCAATTACCACGCACCACCACTTCGCAATGTTGACGGACAGCCTCCAGAACCTCGCACGGGCTAGGCCCTTTGCCGATCAGATCGCCCAAACAAAACACACGACTAATCCGTCGGGAAGCAATATCCTCCAGCACCGCCTCGCAGGCAGGCCAATTGCCATGTATATCTGAAATGACAGCAATACGATCCATCTGAATATCACTCCTTTGTCCGAAACAGCTACACACTACACTAAACCCTTTTTATGTAGTTACAAGCCCATACTGATGAAGGTAAACATATAATAGCCTATTGACCGGATTTCAGTGTAATGACACTCAGCTCCGGCCTGCACAGCACACGAATCGGCAGCTTGGTCATTCCAATGCCTCTGCTGACATACAGCGGCATCCTGTCAGTCCCTACATGAAATAATCCCTGAATGTACTTGCGTCCACCCGGAGGCGGCATCGGCGCTCCGAGGACAGGCAAGCGTACCTGTCCTCCATGCGTATGTCCCGACAATTGAAGATCAAAGGACATTCGCGCCGCCACATCCGCATAATCCGGCTCATGCATAAGCAGCAGCTTGCACAAGTCATCAGAAAGTCCGTGGATGGCACGCCGTGGATTGGGTTTGCCCATAATGTCATCCTCTAACCCAACAATCGCCACACGCTGCCCGGCTCGCTCTACAATCGCGTGCTCATTTCTCAGCAACGTAAACCCGGTTTTTGGATATAGCTCCTGTACCCCGGCTGGTAAACCCCGATAATCGTGATTGCCGAGAATGGCGAATTTACCGAGTGTGGCGTACATCGAAGCCATGACCGGAACAGCGGCTTTCATAGATACGGCATAATCATCTACAATATCACCTGTAAAACAAAGCAAATCCGGTTCCAGTCCTGCAATTCGGTCCGCAAGCTCCCGCAGGTCCTGCTCATCCATGTGAAAGCCCAAGTGTACATCACTAAAATGCACGACTCTGATACCGTCAAAAGCCGACGGCAGACGGGGCAAAGATAGTGTAAAACGTGTAATCTCCAAATGATTAGGCTCCCATAGGGAAGCGTATCCTCCAGTTAAAAGCGCGGTTCCGGCTGTCGCTAAAGCGGCTTTTTTCAAAAAACGACGACGCGAAGGATTGGCTGGCTCATTTGAAATGGAACGACGCGAAGAACCGAGAGGGATCGCGGCCTCATCGTGTGAGCCATCCTGACTCTCGCGGCGGGTTTGCGGCGTCTTCTCCATATGCGTGCCCCCTTGCTATCTATTCAACTATTGTACAGTTCAAATATCTCATGATTCAAATGTTCAAATATTTCACGCTTTTAGCCCTCTAGCGGTTGGTGGCTAACCATCGTTCTGCATAGTCTACCAAATCACGCTGCCTCGCTAAAAAACACGATGCATCCCCGATGTTCACTCGCGTAAAGGCTGCGGGACGATCCCGCTCAAAATCAAGCCCCAGCTTGTCAAAATCATCCGAGGATATATTAAAATCCTGAAAAGATACCCATACTTTCTCCCCGTTCACCATCATCGGGGCTTGTTGGGTTGTTTCTTCACGTCCATTGTACGCTGTGCGGTGTTCCGCCAAATGAAAGGACGTGTTGCTGTCATGTCCGCAGCCCAGCAACAGCACATAGGCGTCTGTCTCATATAGCTTCGCCAGTGGCGAATGTTCACCTAGCCCGAAATCAAGCTTATGCCCTTCCAGTAAGTGTAAAGCCGCAGGTCCACGGGCCGCAAACGAAACATGTGGGTGTCCACTCCGCAGTGTTCCTGGCAGACCACGGAACGTTTCCACAATGATCCCCATGCCTCCGGTCAACGTCCAGGCCGGATCATAGGCGGGCATTTCCTCGCGTACAAGTTCCCACCATGACTCATCCAGAGGCGGGTTCATCCATGTCGACGGATCGGTCAGATCATGGGACTGCGTCGGCGTGACCAGCGTTCCTTCCGGGCCAATCGCATCGGTTAATGCTGCAAGAATAGCAGAGGCCCCGCCCGGAACAAAACTGCCAAAGCTGCGCATCGACGAGTGCACAAGCAACGTCATGCCTTTTTGAACCCCCAGTTCCTTTAATCCTTTCAGCACATCCGACCCGATAACGGGCCGACGCGTCATCGGTTGTACAGCCACCTGTCCAGCCTCCTTTTCTCCAAAAACGATACACAATACCATAATTATACCATAACTGCTGCCCTACTCTCCTCCCTCCACGGTAACTCCGATCTGTCCTGAGCATACAAAAACAGGCTTTCTCCGGTTCAGGGAAAAAGCCTGTTTTGTATAAAGCATTCACTGACTAGTGCTATACGGTCAACCAGCGCTTGAACATATGCTTGGTTGTTTGCTTGTTCATTTCGGCAATGGAGGTTGTCAACGGAATGCCCTTC from Paenibacillus sp. FSL R10-2782 includes the following:
- a CDS encoding helix-turn-helix transcriptional regulator — its product is MELIIKLKDVMKERNITQLQLAKMANVRQAAISELCRNAREEVNLAMLTRIAIALDIKDISELIQFDETE
- a CDS encoding AAC(3) family N-acetyltransferase; translated protein: MAVQPMTRRPVIGSDVLKGLKELGVQKGMTLLVHSSMRSFGSFVPGGASAILAALTDAIGPEGTLVTPTQSHDLTDPSTWMNPPLDESWWELVREEMPAYDPAWTLTGGMGIIVETFRGLPGTLRSGHPHVSFAARGPAALHLLEGHKLDFGLGEHSPLAKLYETDAYVLLLGCGHDSNTSFHLAEHRTAYNGREETTQQAPMMVNGEKVWVSFQDFNISSDDFDKLGLDFERDRPAAFTRVNIGDASCFLARQRDLVDYAERWLATNR
- a CDS encoding GNAT family N-acetyltransferase, with translation MLTREMLRSGSGLPELYTDRVRLRQLQARDYPALERMLSDPLVIRYVNRIRKPVDARMRRLVAQIRVAADSLDSLHFAVEWHGRNTAANNEPGQLNELHEHNELSHSPLLGIASFQQWNEKAGEAQLGYILDRPFWGQGLATEVVEEMLRFGFGALKLKRIEGRCQEDNQASVRVLIKNKMRMLRIISAYDHSGEVPGVLVFSITQGDYA
- a CDS encoding helix-turn-helix transcriptional regulator: MLKIKIKLKEVLKTKGITQKNLEAMTGIPQSRISTLCSGNRQEVNLLMLEKIAHALEITDLSELIQLEEEN
- a CDS encoding metallophosphoesterase family protein: MDRIAVISDIHGNWPACEAVLEDIASRRISRVFCLGDLIGKGPSPCEVLEAVRQHCEVVVRGNWDELVSITDDLNFSWQAERLGTERLQYLAELPFHHDFRMSGRRIRLVHASPQSVYHRVQPWDEPEKRIAMFDPLAEENGKAAFAPDVVGYGDVHNAFIQHFQGKTLFNVGSVGNPLDVTQASYCILEGSMGEESPAPFSIQFVRVPYNIELAVKQAEEADVPSLPYYIRELRTGIYRGIQDLD
- a CDS encoding metallophosphoesterase, with amino-acid sequence MEKTPQTRRESQDGSHDEAAIPLGSSRRSISNEPANPSRRRFLKKAALATAGTALLTGGYASLWEPNHLEITRFTLSLPRLPSAFDGIRVVHFSDVHLGFHMDEQDLRELADRIAGLEPDLLCFTGDIVDDYAVSMKAAVPVMASMYATLGKFAILGNHDYRGLPAGVQELYPKTGFTLLRNEHAIVERAGQRVAIVGLEDDIMGKPNPRRAIHGLSDDLCKLLLMHEPDYADVAARMSFDLQLSGHTHGGQVRLPVLGAPMPPPGGRKYIQGLFHVGTDRMPLYVSRGIGMTKLPIRVLCRPELSVITLKSGQ